The Streptomyces venezuelae genomic interval CGTCTACCAGCTGGGCGTCTCGCTCACGGGCCAGACCTCGGACCGGCGCTACGACCGGGTCCTCGGCATCGAGCGGACCTTCCTGCCGTACCAGCCGGAAGCCACCGAGAAGAAGACCCAGCTCACCTACCTCTGGCCGCTGATCTCCTCGGCCCACGTCTCGGCGGAGACGGCCACGGACGATCAGCAGACCCCGGTCTTCGAGGACGATGCCCTGGCCGCCGAGCTGCGTCCGGGTGGCCGTCTCGAGCAGATGGTCTCGCTGGGCAAGGACCTGCCGGTGACCTGGGTGATCGACCCGGACCTGCTGGCCACCGTCGACGCCATGGCCAATGGCTACCGAGTGAAGGACGGCATCGCCCACGTGCCGGGCAAGAACGCGGCCGTGGCCGAGCAGTGGCTGAACGCGCTGGAGAAGGCGGTGCAGGGCCGCAAGATCGTCGCCCTGCCGTTCGCCGACCCCGACCTCGCTTCCCTCGCTCACCGCGGCAAGGACGTCCCGGGCTCCCTGGGCCACCTCCAGTCGGCGACCTCGCTCGCGGCGACGACCGTCGAGACCGTCCTCCACGTCCAGCCGTCCACCGACTTCTCCTGGCCCGTGGAAGGAGCGGTCGACCCCTCGATCGTGGCCGTCGCCACCTCGGCCGGCGCCAACAAGGTGATCGCCCGCAGCGACAGCGTCCGCGACGACCTCTCGTACACGCCGACGGCGGCCCGTCCCCTCGGCAACGGCAGCACGACGGCCGTCGTGACCGACCAGCTGCTGTCCACCGCCTTCGAGGGCGACATGGTCCGCACGGAGACCTCCACCCTCGCGGTCCAGGAGTTCCTCGCGCAGTCGCTCGCGATCACCCTGGAACAGCCGGAGCAGCAGCGCAGCGTCGTGGTCGCCCCGCAGCGGGTACCGAGCGTCTCCCAGGCGCAGACGATGGCGGCCGCCCTGCGGGGCCTCTCCGCCCAGCGCTGGAGCCATCCGATCGACCTCCAGGCGGCTGCCGCGGCCAAGCCCGACCCGAACGCCTCCACCGCGGTGCCCAGCGGCTCCCGGTACCCGAAGCAGCTGCGCGACCGGGAACTGCCCGTCCAGACCTTCCGCGACATGAAGACCACCCGCGACGAGCTGGACGACTTCAAGATCGTCCTGACGCTCCCGGACCGTGTCGTGACCCCGTTCGGCAACGCGATCAACCGCGAGATGTCCACCTCCTGGCGCGGTCAAGCCAGGGCGGCCGCCGTCTACCGGAACGACGTCCTGCAGTACCTGCAGGACCTCACCGAGGGCATCCAGCTGGTCGACAAGTCGGACCTCACCCTGTCCGGGCGCAGCGCGACGATTCCCGTGACCGTCCAGAACAAGCTGCTGCAAGGCGTGGACGACCTGGTCCTGCGCCTCACCTCGGGCAACGGAAACCGGCTGGAGCTGAACGGCGGGCGATACGCCGAGCTCCCCGTGAAGATCAACGCCGGGCACAGCCAGTCGGTGAAGTTCGAGGCGTCGGCCAACGTCAACGGCCAGGTCCCGATGACGGCCCAGCTCTACACCGCGGACGGCACCCCGTACGGGCAGCCGATGACCTTCAACGTCAAGGTCTCCGAGATCACCGCCACGGTGATGCTCGTGATCGCCGGCGGTGTGTTGCTCCTCGTCCTCGCAGGCGTCCGGATGTACAGCCAGCGCAAGCGGGTCGCGGCCAGGAAGGCGGAGACCGAAGCCGAGGAGACCGAAGCCGAGGAATCATCCGAGGCTGAGGAATCCGAGGCCGGAGGATCCGAGGCGGGCACGGAGACGGATCCCGAGGACACCGGGGACGCCGCGGACGGCGAACCCGAGCAGCCGAGTGACCCGACACCGGACACCGTGTCCGAAAGCGGTGACCCGTCGGGCCCGGGTGAGAAAGTGGACCGTTGAGCGATGTCGTGGCCGGTCGGCCGGGGACGATGAGGTGGGGTAACCATGAACGCGCCGTACGACGGTGACCGCGGCCAGGGCGCGGGCGGCACCGCGCCGTCCGGTGGGACGCCCGCGGCACCCCCCGGTTCCGGGTACCCACCGGTGCCTCCCTCGGCTCAGCAGGGCGTCCCCGACCCGCACGGGCAGGATCCCTACGCGCAGAATCCGTACGCCCAGGACCCCTACGTCCAGGACGCCTTCACCCACGACCCGTACCGTGCCCAGGATCTCTCCGCGCAGGACCCGGTGACCGAGGCGCTCTACGACCGCGCCGCGCACCCGCCGCCCCCGCCCGGCACCTACCAGGAGCCCCAGCCGCTCTACCAGCAGCCCGCCGCGCCCCACCACGCCCCGGACCCCCGCGTGTGGGCGCAGACCCCGGCGCCCGAGCCCGACGGCCCCTCGCGTCACCTGCCGTACGGCGACGACGCCCGCACGGTGCAGTTCACCGGAGTCGACGACCTGGTCACCCGCGCCGGCGAGGAGCAGCCCGAGCCGGACGCGTTCGCGCACCTCTACCGGGACCAGCAGACGCCCGGCCAGGTGCCCCCGCCCGCCTCGGAGCCGGACCCCATGCCCGTTCCCGCCCCCGCACCGAAGAAGTCCGGCCGCGCCTCCGGGCTGCTCAAGTCGAGCGCCGTGATGGCCGCCGGCACCCTGGTCTCCCGGCTCACCGGCTTCGTCCGCAGCCTGGTGATCACCGGTGCGCTCGGCGCGGCACTGCTCGGTGACACCTTCACCATCGCGTACACCCTGCCGACGATGATCTACATCCTCACCGTCGGCGGCGGCCTCAACTCGGTCTTCGTGCCCCAGCTCGTCCGCTCCATGAAGAACGACGAGGACGGCGGCGAAGCCTATGCCAACCGCCTGCTCACGCTCGTGATGGTGGCACTCGGCCTGATCGTGGTGGCGGCGGTCCTCGCCGCACCGCTGCTGGTCCGGCTGATGTCTAACACGATCGCCGACGACGCCGCGGCCAACAGCGTGGCCGTCACCTTCGCCCGCTACTGCCTGCCCACGATCTTCTTCATGGGTGTGCACGTGGTGATGGGTCAGATCCTCAACGCCCGTGGCAAGTTCGGCGCGATGATGTGGACGCCGGTCCTCAACAACATCGTCATGATCGTCACGTTCGGCCTGTTCATCTGGGTCTACGGCACTTCCGCCGAGTCCCACATGGGCGTCCAGACCATTCCCGACGAGGGCATCCGCCTGCTGGGCATCGGCACCCTCCTCGGGCTCGTCGTGCAGGCCCTGGCGATGATCCCGTACCTCCGCGAGACGGGCTT includes:
- a CDS encoding DUF6049 family protein, with protein sequence MGEAADIQGTGPSPARRWLRRTITVAVGAPLLAGLLQAPTATPADAAEEAAVSKTVDVSLDTLSPTAPVEGDTVTVSGTVTNRGKKTITDATVDLRVGPMMTSRSEIDQASDRTGYRDDSDPAPLDEAPTVKIPRLGAGLSADFSLSVPVSELGLDESGVYQLGVSLTGQTSDRRYDRVLGIERTFLPYQPEATEKKTQLTYLWPLISSAHVSAETATDDQQTPVFEDDALAAELRPGGRLEQMVSLGKDLPVTWVIDPDLLATVDAMANGYRVKDGIAHVPGKNAAVAEQWLNALEKAVQGRKIVALPFADPDLASLAHRGKDVPGSLGHLQSATSLAATTVETVLHVQPSTDFSWPVEGAVDPSIVAVATSAGANKVIARSDSVRDDLSYTPTAARPLGNGSTTAVVTDQLLSTAFEGDMVRTETSTLAVQEFLAQSLAITLEQPEQQRSVVVAPQRVPSVSQAQTMAAALRGLSAQRWSHPIDLQAAAAAKPDPNASTAVPSGSRYPKQLRDRELPVQTFRDMKTTRDELDDFKIVLTLPDRVVTPFGNAINREMSTSWRGQARAAAVYRNDVLQYLQDLTEGIQLVDKSDLTLSGRSATIPVTVQNKLLQGVDDLVLRLTSGNGNRLELNGGRYAELPVKINAGHSQSVKFEASANVNGQVPMTAQLYTADGTPYGQPMTFNVKVSEITATVMLVIAGGVLLLVLAGVRMYSQRKRVAARKAETEAEETEAEESSEAEESEAGGSEAGTETDPEDTGDAADGEPEQPSDPTPDTVSESGDPSGPGEKVDR
- the murJ gene encoding murein biosynthesis integral membrane protein MurJ, whose translation is MNAPYDGDRGQGAGGTAPSGGTPAAPPGSGYPPVPPSAQQGVPDPHGQDPYAQNPYAQDPYVQDAFTHDPYRAQDLSAQDPVTEALYDRAAHPPPPPGTYQEPQPLYQQPAAPHHAPDPRVWAQTPAPEPDGPSRHLPYGDDARTVQFTGVDDLVTRAGEEQPEPDAFAHLYRDQQTPGQVPPPASEPDPMPVPAPAPKKSGRASGLLKSSAVMAAGTLVSRLTGFVRSLVITGALGAALLGDTFTIAYTLPTMIYILTVGGGLNSVFVPQLVRSMKNDEDGGEAYANRLLTLVMVALGLIVVAAVLAAPLLVRLMSNTIADDAAANSVAVTFARYCLPTIFFMGVHVVMGQILNARGKFGAMMWTPVLNNIVMIVTFGLFIWVYGTSAESHMGVQTIPDEGIRLLGIGTLLGLVVQALAMIPYLRETGFRFRPRFDWKGHGLGKTVKLAKWTVLFVLANQAGVLVVTQLATAAGQESGKNGAGFLAYSNAQLIWGMPQAIITVSVMAALLPRISRAAHDNDPGAVRDDISQGLRNSAVAIVPVSFAFLALGVPMCTLLYASSGVEAAQGMGFILMAFGLGLIPYSVQYVVLRGFYAYEDTRTPFYNTVIVAAVNAAASALCYVLLPAQWAVVGMAGAYGLAYSVGVGIAWRRLSKRLGGDLDGTQVMRTYARLCMASVPAAIVAGAVGFGLLKLLGEGALGSLVALLVGGAVLLGVFFVAAKRMRITELNTLVGMVRGRLGR